The following DNA comes from Geobacter sp..
TGGTGCCCTTTCAGGCACTCCAGATGGTGGGGCATACCGTCCATGCGGTCTGCCCGGACAAGAAGGCGGGGGAGTTCGTGCGTACCGCCATCCATGATTTCGAGGGGGACCAGACCTACAGCGAAAAACGGGGTCACAACTTCGTGCTGAATGCGACGTTTGCCGAGGTCAGGGCCGATGACTACGATGCGCTGGTGATTCCCGGTGGGCGCGCGCCGGAATACATCCGCCTGAACGATGCAGTGCTGAAGATGGTGCAGCACTTTTCCCGGACAGGCAAGCCGATTGCTTCCATCTGCCACGGCGCCCAGCTTCTGGCCGCAGCAGGGGTCATCGAAGGCAAGGCCTGCTCCGCCTACCCGGCAGTGGGGCCGGATGTGACCCGCGCAGGCGGCACGTACGTGAATATTCCCATGGATAAGGCCCACGTGGACGGTGTATTGGTCACCGCTCCTGCCTGGCCCGCCCATCCAGACTGGCTTGCCAGGTTCCTGCAGGTGCTGGGAACGAGGATCGAACCGTAACGCGACATGGTGGAGAAGGGCGCGGGCCGGGCAGATTCATGGCCATTCGTGTCCGATGCATCATCGCAACGAAAACGGAAAAGGCCGACTCCTGATTACAGTCGGCCTTTTTCATCCTGATCTCCCTTGGATTAACATCCCGGACATTTACCAGCGCACTCTCCCTTTGCTGAAACACCGGGCATCTGCTTGGGATTGCAGACATATTGCGGATCATTGGCTACAGCACCGCAGCTTTCACAGGTTACGGTGGCATTGGTCGTGAGCGATTTGATAAGCTCCTCATTTCCCTGCCC
Coding sequences within:
- a CDS encoding DJ-1/PfpI/YhbO family deglycase/protease — encoded protein: MGVKRILMLVGDYVEDYEVMVPFQALQMVGHTVHAVCPDKKAGEFVRTAIHDFEGDQTYSEKRGHNFVLNATFAEVRADDYDALVIPGGRAPEYIRLNDAVLKMVQHFSRTGKPIASICHGAQLLAAAGVIEGKACSAYPAVGPDVTRAGGTYVNIPMDKAHVDGVLVTAPAWPAHPDWLARFLQVLGTRIEP